From one Rosa rugosa chromosome 4, drRosRugo1.1, whole genome shotgun sequence genomic stretch:
- the LOC133743645 gene encoding disease resistance protein RPM1-like isoform X2, with protein MKDHSTISTQIPHTKFSSLLPQIYYLSSETQTNLQVLSGKEMAESAVTFLVYRLTTLLEEEAELLSGIREQVEDLVDELERIKAFLANAKEDGNPQLQVRVKQVRDVAHEMEDALDKFRLFHSHDHGHGFRASLHKLSCIIKKWKTKHQISAGIQRINSKVKNLYEGHERYKLVDQAGSSTARLVQRHKLDQGDALLLEEADLVAIGERKKQLIQLLMKEDTRRQVVPVVGMGGLGKTTLVKQVYEDPKVQKRFKKPVPEDEEVETMDDNQLRERIKNLLQNSRYLIVLDGIWHIPDWDAINHVMPNNNRGSRVMLTTRYVNVASASCLGNHDMFYRLEPLSLEDSWTLLCRKTFHGESCPPNLEEICRCILMKCEGLPLAIVAISAVLALKGKRNVDDWAAVSGSIGAEIEGNDQLDNMKKLLYLSYSDLPYHLKPCFLYLSIFPDLYKIEHMRLIRLWLAEGFVIAKEGRTPEEVAESYLRELLDRSLIQAAETSTDGRVKSYRIHDLLREIVILKSREQNFAAIEKEHGTMWSEKVRRLSIVNTLQNVHQKRTPSRLRSLLLFGIEDSLTDFPIPKLFPTGLQLLTVLDLQGAHLDMFPSEVVKLILLKYLSLRHTKVKQIPSSIKKLQNLETLDLKHSHVVELPAEILNLKRLRHLLVYRYEVESYLRFNARKGVKIPAGISSLQSLQKLCFIEANQYSGALMAELGRMKQLRRLGIYKLREEDGATLCSSVQNMTSLRSLSVFSAGKQTIIDLSHISSAPPFLQRLYLAGRLENLPRWISSLQNLVRLFLKWSRLKEDPLVHLQSLPNLVHLELLQVYDGESLHFEAGGFPSLKLLGIDKLDELQLVTIEEGAMPCLEKLIIQRCKWLKKVPSGIEHLTNLKLLEFFDMPDELIMPLHPDGGEDHWKVAHVPAVYHSYWRDDGWDVYSLVNDVESFNSGTSAVRRLERNMLWKA; from the exons ATGAAAGATCATTCAACAATATCAACTCAAATACCACATACAAAGTTTTCTTCTCTCCTACCACAAATATATTATCTATCCTCAGAAACACAAACAAACCTGCAAGTGCTATCAGGCAAAGAAATGGCAGAAAGTGCAGTCACCTTTTTGGTTTACAGGCTCACGACATTACTCGAAGAAGAGGCGGAACTCTTGTCAGGGATCCGAGAACAGGTCGAGGACCTGGTTGATGAATTGGAGCGCATCAAGGCCTTCTTAGCTAATGCAAAGGAAGACGGCAATCCTCAGCTCCAAGTGCGGGTTAAACAAGTCAGAGATGTAGCTCATGAAATGGAAGATGCCCTTGATAAATTCAGACTTTTCCATTCACACGATCACGGTCATGGATTCCGAGCTTCCCTTCATAAGCTTTCTTGTATCATCAAGAAATGGAAAACTAAGCATCAAATTTCTGCTGGTATTCAAAGAATAAACTCAAAAGTCAAAAACCTCTACGAGGGACATGAGAGATACAAACTTGTTGACCAAGCTGGCTCCAGCACTGCTCGTCTGGTTCAGCGCCACAAGTTAGATCAAGGGGATGCCCTTTTACTGGAAGAGGCTGATCTTGTGGCAATTGGCGAGCGCAAAAAGCAACTGATTCAATTGCTTATGAAGGAAGACACTAGACGCCAGGTGGTTCCAGTAGTTGGGATGGGTGGACTGGGGAAAACTACCTTGGTCAAGCAAGTCTACGAGGATCCAAAAGTTCAGAAACGTTTCAAG AAACCGGTTcctgaagatgaagaagttgAAACCATGGACGACAACCAGCTAAGAGAGAGAATCAAAAATTTGCTGCAGAATAGTAGGTACCTGATTGTTCTTGATGGTATATGGCACATACCGGACTGGGATGCCATCAATCATGTAATGCCGAACAACAATCGTGGTAGTCGAGTAATGCTCACTACTCGATATGTTAATGTAGCCTCTGCCTCTTGCTTGGGGAACCATGACATGTTCTACCGTTTAGAGCCCTTATCTCTGGAAGATTCATGGACTCTTTTGTGCAGGAAGACATTTCATGGAGAGTCATGCCCACCAAATTTGGAGGAAATTTGTCGATGCATCCTGATGAAATGCGAGGGACTGCCCCTTGCAATTGTGGCCATCAGCGCTGTACTAGCTTTAAAAGGCAAGAGAAATGTGGACGATTGGGCTGCTGTTTCTGGCAGTATTGGAGCTGAAATAGAAGGAAATGATCAACTTGACAACATGAAAAAATTGCTGTATCTCAGTTACAGTGATTTACCATACCATCTGAAACCGTGTTTCTTGTATCTGAGCATCTTTCCTGATCTCTACAAAattgagcatatgagattgaTTCGGTTATGGTTAGCTGAAGGATTTGTTATTGCAAAAGAGGGAAGGACACCAGAAGAAGTTGCAGAGAGTTACCTTAGAGAGTTATTGGACAGAAGTTTGATTCAAGCAGCTGAAACATCAACTGATGGGAGAGTTAAATCATATCGCATCCATGATCTTTTACGGGAGATTGTCATTTTGAAGTCTAGAGAGCAAAATTTTGCAGCAATAGAAAAAGAGCACGGTACAATGTGGTCTGAGAAAGTTCGACGACTATCAATAGTTAACACACTGCAGAATGTACATCAAAAGAGGACACCATCCCGACTTCGTTCTTTGCTCCTTTTTGGGATAGAAGATTCACTTACTGATTTTCCCATACCAAAATTGTTTCCTACCGGTCTTCAGTTGCTTACTGTATTAGACTTACAAGGTGCACATCTGGATATGTTTCCGAGTGAGGTTGTCAAGCTTATTCTTCTCAAGTACCTTAGCTTGAGGCATACAAAGGTGAAACAAATTCCAAGCTCCATCAAGAAGCTACAAAACCTAGAGACCTTGGACCTCAAACACTCGCATGTTGTTGAATTACCAGCTGAGATTTTGAATCTCAAGCGACTTCGTCATCTTCTGGTTTATCGTTATGAGGTTGAGTCATATTTACGATTTAATGCCAGAAAAGGAGTTAAGATTCCGGCAGGGATAAGTAGCTTGCAATCGCTCCAAAAGCTCTGCTTTATAGAGGCAAATCAATACAGTGGTGCTTTAATGGCAGAGCTTGGGAGAATGAAGCAACTAAGGAGGTTAGGCATTTATAAGTTGAGAGAAGAAGATGGGGCCACCTTATGCTCATCCGTCCAAAATATGACCAGCCTTCGCTCGTTGTCTGTATTTTCAGCAGGGAAACAGACGATAATTGATCTTAGCCACATTTCTAGTGCTCCTCCATTTCTTCAGCGGCTATACTTGGCAGGGCGTTTAGAAAACTTACCCCGCTGGATCTCTTCTCTTCAAAACCTGGTCAGACTGTTTCTAAAATGGAGTCGGCTGAAGGAGGATCCTCTAGTACATCTTCAGAGTTTGCCAAACCTGGTACATCTTGAacttttacaagtttatgatgGAGAGAGCTTGCACTTTGAGGCAGGAGGGTTTCCAAGTCTGAAGTTATTAGGTATTGATAAATTGGATGAACTGCAATTGGTAACCATAGAGGAGGGAGCAATGCCTTGTCTAGAAAAGCTAATTATCCAGCGCTGCAAATGGTTGAAGAAGGTCCCGTCTGGCATTGAACATTTAACCAATTTAAAGCTGCTTGAGTTTTTCGATATGCCAGATGAATTAATCATGCCACTACATCCAGATGGTGGAGAAGATCACTGGAAAGTCGCTCATGTTCCAGCTGTTTATCATTCCTATTGGAGAGATGATGGGTGGGATGTCTACTCATTAGTCAATGATGTGGAGAGTTTTAATTCGGGTACTTCTGCCGTGAGGAGGCTCGAACGTAATATGTTATGGAAGGCATAG
- the LOC133743645 gene encoding disease resistance protein RPM1-like isoform X1 — protein MKDHSTISTQIPHTKFSSLLPQIYYLSSETQTNLQVLSGKEMAESAVTFLVYRLTTLLEEEAELLSGIREQVEDLVDELERIKAFLANAKEDGNPQLQVRVKQVRDVAHEMEDALDKFRLFHSHDHGHGFRASLHKLSCIIKKWKTKHQISAGIQRINSKVKNLYEGHERYKLVDQAGSSTARLVQRHKLDQGDALLLEEADLVAIGERKKQLIQLLMKEDTRRQVVPVVGMGGLGKTTLVKQVYEDPKVQKRFKVHAWITVSRSFKINQLLRHMINNIFKVIQKPVPEDEEVETMDDNQLRERIKNLLQNSRYLIVLDGIWHIPDWDAINHVMPNNNRGSRVMLTTRYVNVASASCLGNHDMFYRLEPLSLEDSWTLLCRKTFHGESCPPNLEEICRCILMKCEGLPLAIVAISAVLALKGKRNVDDWAAVSGSIGAEIEGNDQLDNMKKLLYLSYSDLPYHLKPCFLYLSIFPDLYKIEHMRLIRLWLAEGFVIAKEGRTPEEVAESYLRELLDRSLIQAAETSTDGRVKSYRIHDLLREIVILKSREQNFAAIEKEHGTMWSEKVRRLSIVNTLQNVHQKRTPSRLRSLLLFGIEDSLTDFPIPKLFPTGLQLLTVLDLQGAHLDMFPSEVVKLILLKYLSLRHTKVKQIPSSIKKLQNLETLDLKHSHVVELPAEILNLKRLRHLLVYRYEVESYLRFNARKGVKIPAGISSLQSLQKLCFIEANQYSGALMAELGRMKQLRRLGIYKLREEDGATLCSSVQNMTSLRSLSVFSAGKQTIIDLSHISSAPPFLQRLYLAGRLENLPRWISSLQNLVRLFLKWSRLKEDPLVHLQSLPNLVHLELLQVYDGESLHFEAGGFPSLKLLGIDKLDELQLVTIEEGAMPCLEKLIIQRCKWLKKVPSGIEHLTNLKLLEFFDMPDELIMPLHPDGGEDHWKVAHVPAVYHSYWRDDGWDVYSLVNDVESFNSGTSAVRRLERNMLWKA, from the coding sequence ATGAAAGATCATTCAACAATATCAACTCAAATACCACATACAAAGTTTTCTTCTCTCCTACCACAAATATATTATCTATCCTCAGAAACACAAACAAACCTGCAAGTGCTATCAGGCAAAGAAATGGCAGAAAGTGCAGTCACCTTTTTGGTTTACAGGCTCACGACATTACTCGAAGAAGAGGCGGAACTCTTGTCAGGGATCCGAGAACAGGTCGAGGACCTGGTTGATGAATTGGAGCGCATCAAGGCCTTCTTAGCTAATGCAAAGGAAGACGGCAATCCTCAGCTCCAAGTGCGGGTTAAACAAGTCAGAGATGTAGCTCATGAAATGGAAGATGCCCTTGATAAATTCAGACTTTTCCATTCACACGATCACGGTCATGGATTCCGAGCTTCCCTTCATAAGCTTTCTTGTATCATCAAGAAATGGAAAACTAAGCATCAAATTTCTGCTGGTATTCAAAGAATAAACTCAAAAGTCAAAAACCTCTACGAGGGACATGAGAGATACAAACTTGTTGACCAAGCTGGCTCCAGCACTGCTCGTCTGGTTCAGCGCCACAAGTTAGATCAAGGGGATGCCCTTTTACTGGAAGAGGCTGATCTTGTGGCAATTGGCGAGCGCAAAAAGCAACTGATTCAATTGCTTATGAAGGAAGACACTAGACGCCAGGTGGTTCCAGTAGTTGGGATGGGTGGACTGGGGAAAACTACCTTGGTCAAGCAAGTCTACGAGGATCCAAAAGTTCAGAAACGTTTCAAGGTACATGCTTGGATCACTGTTTCTCGATCATTCAAGATAAATCAGCTCCTAAGACACATGATCAATAATATCTTCAAAGTTATCCAGAAACCGGTTcctgaagatgaagaagttgAAACCATGGACGACAACCAGCTAAGAGAGAGAATCAAAAATTTGCTGCAGAATAGTAGGTACCTGATTGTTCTTGATGGTATATGGCACATACCGGACTGGGATGCCATCAATCATGTAATGCCGAACAACAATCGTGGTAGTCGAGTAATGCTCACTACTCGATATGTTAATGTAGCCTCTGCCTCTTGCTTGGGGAACCATGACATGTTCTACCGTTTAGAGCCCTTATCTCTGGAAGATTCATGGACTCTTTTGTGCAGGAAGACATTTCATGGAGAGTCATGCCCACCAAATTTGGAGGAAATTTGTCGATGCATCCTGATGAAATGCGAGGGACTGCCCCTTGCAATTGTGGCCATCAGCGCTGTACTAGCTTTAAAAGGCAAGAGAAATGTGGACGATTGGGCTGCTGTTTCTGGCAGTATTGGAGCTGAAATAGAAGGAAATGATCAACTTGACAACATGAAAAAATTGCTGTATCTCAGTTACAGTGATTTACCATACCATCTGAAACCGTGTTTCTTGTATCTGAGCATCTTTCCTGATCTCTACAAAattgagcatatgagattgaTTCGGTTATGGTTAGCTGAAGGATTTGTTATTGCAAAAGAGGGAAGGACACCAGAAGAAGTTGCAGAGAGTTACCTTAGAGAGTTATTGGACAGAAGTTTGATTCAAGCAGCTGAAACATCAACTGATGGGAGAGTTAAATCATATCGCATCCATGATCTTTTACGGGAGATTGTCATTTTGAAGTCTAGAGAGCAAAATTTTGCAGCAATAGAAAAAGAGCACGGTACAATGTGGTCTGAGAAAGTTCGACGACTATCAATAGTTAACACACTGCAGAATGTACATCAAAAGAGGACACCATCCCGACTTCGTTCTTTGCTCCTTTTTGGGATAGAAGATTCACTTACTGATTTTCCCATACCAAAATTGTTTCCTACCGGTCTTCAGTTGCTTACTGTATTAGACTTACAAGGTGCACATCTGGATATGTTTCCGAGTGAGGTTGTCAAGCTTATTCTTCTCAAGTACCTTAGCTTGAGGCATACAAAGGTGAAACAAATTCCAAGCTCCATCAAGAAGCTACAAAACCTAGAGACCTTGGACCTCAAACACTCGCATGTTGTTGAATTACCAGCTGAGATTTTGAATCTCAAGCGACTTCGTCATCTTCTGGTTTATCGTTATGAGGTTGAGTCATATTTACGATTTAATGCCAGAAAAGGAGTTAAGATTCCGGCAGGGATAAGTAGCTTGCAATCGCTCCAAAAGCTCTGCTTTATAGAGGCAAATCAATACAGTGGTGCTTTAATGGCAGAGCTTGGGAGAATGAAGCAACTAAGGAGGTTAGGCATTTATAAGTTGAGAGAAGAAGATGGGGCCACCTTATGCTCATCCGTCCAAAATATGACCAGCCTTCGCTCGTTGTCTGTATTTTCAGCAGGGAAACAGACGATAATTGATCTTAGCCACATTTCTAGTGCTCCTCCATTTCTTCAGCGGCTATACTTGGCAGGGCGTTTAGAAAACTTACCCCGCTGGATCTCTTCTCTTCAAAACCTGGTCAGACTGTTTCTAAAATGGAGTCGGCTGAAGGAGGATCCTCTAGTACATCTTCAGAGTTTGCCAAACCTGGTACATCTTGAacttttacaagtttatgatgGAGAGAGCTTGCACTTTGAGGCAGGAGGGTTTCCAAGTCTGAAGTTATTAGGTATTGATAAATTGGATGAACTGCAATTGGTAACCATAGAGGAGGGAGCAATGCCTTGTCTAGAAAAGCTAATTATCCAGCGCTGCAAATGGTTGAAGAAGGTCCCGTCTGGCATTGAACATTTAACCAATTTAAAGCTGCTTGAGTTTTTCGATATGCCAGATGAATTAATCATGCCACTACATCCAGATGGTGGAGAAGATCACTGGAAAGTCGCTCATGTTCCAGCTGTTTATCATTCCTATTGGAGAGATGATGGGTGGGATGTCTACTCATTAGTCAATGATGTGGAGAGTTTTAATTCGGGTACTTCTGCCGTGAGGAGGCTCGAACGTAATATGTTATGGAAGGCATAG
- the LOC133743646 gene encoding disease resistance protein RPM1-like, producing the protein MKDHSTISTQITHKTLLSSHKYIIYLQKHKPASAIRQRMAESVVTFLVDRLTTLLEEEAKLLSGIREQVEDLVDELERIKAFLRVADAKEDSNPQLKVWVKQVRDVAHEMEDALDKFRLFHSHDHGHGFRASLHKLSCIIKKWKAHHQISDDIQRINSKVKSLSEGHERYTLVDQAGSSSARLVQHNKFGQGDALLLEEADLVAIGERKKQLIELLMNEDSGRQVVPIVGMGGLGKTTLVKQVYEDPKVQKRFKVHAWITVSRSFKISQLLRHMINKIFKVIRKPVPEDEEVETMDDNQLRERIKKLLQNSRYLIVLDDIWHIPDWEAINHAMPNNNRCSRVMLTTRNVNVASASCLGNHDMFYRLEPLSPEDSWTLFCRKTFQGNSCLPNLEEICRSILMKCGGLPLAIVAISAVLALKDKRNVDDWAAVSGSLGAEIEGNDQLDNMKKLLYLSYSDLPYHLKSCFLYLSIFPDLYKIEHMRLIRLWLAEGFVIGKEGRTPEEVAESYLRELLDRSLIQAAETSTDGRVKSYRIHDLLREIVILKSREQNFAAIEKEHGTMWSEKVRRLSIVNTLQNVHRKRTPSQLRSLLIFGVEDSLTDFPIPKLFPTGVQLLTVLDLQGAHLDMFPREVVKLLLLRFLSLRHTKVKQIPGSIKKLQNLETLDLKHSQVVELPSEILNLKRLRHLLVYRYEVESYARFNARKGVKVPAGICGLQLLQKLCFIEANQDNGALMAELGRMNQLRRLGIFKLRKEDGATLCSSVQNMTNLRSFSVSSTEKDKIIDLSHISRAPPFLQRLYLTGRLEKLPHWISSLQNLVRLFLKWSRLKEDPLVHLQGLPNLVHLELLQVYDGGSLHFEAGGFPSLKLLGIDKLDELQWVTIDEGAMPCLEKLIIQRCKCLKKVPSGIEHLTNLKLLEFFDMPDELIMPLHPDGGEDHWKVAHVPAVYYSYWRGGGWDVYSLVNEGESSNSGTSSVRRLERSILWKV; encoded by the coding sequence ATGAAAGATCATTCAACAATATCAACTCAAATAACACATAAAACCCTTCTCTCCTCCCACAAATATATTATCTATCTTCAGAAACACAAACCTGCAAGTGCTATCAGGCAAAGAATGGCAGAAAGTGTAGTCACCTTTTTGGTTGACAGGCTCACAACATTACTAGAAGAAGAGGCGAAACTATTGTCAGGGATCCGAGAACAGGTTGAGGACTTGGTTGATGAATTGGAGCGCATCAAGGCCTTCTTAAGGGTAGCTGATGCAAAGGAAGACAGCAATCCTCAGCTCAAAGTGTGGGTAAAACAAGTCAGAGATGTAGCTCATGAAATGGAGGATGCCCTTGATAAATTCAGGCTTTTCCATTCACACGATCACGGTCATGGATTCCGAGCTTCCCTTCATAAGCTGTCTTGCATCATCAAGAAATGGAAAGCTCACCATCAAATTTCTGATGATATTCAAAGAATAAACTCAAAAGTGAAAAGCCTCTCCGAGGGACATGAGAGATATACACTCGTTGACCAAGCTGGCTCCAGCTCTGCTCGGCTAGTTCAGCACAACAAATTTGGTCAAGGGGATGCCCTTTTACTGGAAGAGGCTGATCTTGTGGCAATTGGCGAGCGCAAAAAGCAACTGATTGAGTTGCTTATGAATGAAGACTCTGGACGCCAGGTGGTTCCAATAGTTGGGATGGGAGGACTGGGGAAAACTACCTTGGTAAAGCAAGTGTACGAGGATCCAAAAGTTCAGAAACGTTTCAAGGTACATGCTTGGATCACTGTTTCTCGATCGTTCAAGATAAGTCAGCTCCTAAGACACATGATCAATAAAATCTTCAAAGTTATCAGGAAACCAGTTcctgaagatgaagaagttgAAACCATGGATGACAACCAGCTAAGAGAGAGGATTAAAAAGTTGCTGCAGAATAGCAGGTACCTGATTGTTCTGGATGATATATGGCATATACCCGACTGGGAGGCCATCAATCATGCAATGCCAAACAACAATCGTTGTAGTCGAGTAATGCTCACTACTCGCAATGTTAATGTAGCCTCTGCCTCTTGCTTGGGGAACCATGACATGTTCTACCGTTTAGAGCCCTTATCTCCGGAAGATTCATGGACTCTGTTCTGCAGGAAGACATTTCAGGGGAACTCATGCCTTCCAAATTTGGAGGAAATTTGTCGATCCATCCTGATGAAATGCGGGGGACTGCCCCTTGCAATTGTTGCCATCAGCGCTGTACTAGCTTTAAAAGACAAGAGAAATGTGGATGATTGGGCTGCTGTTTCTGGCAGTCTTGGAGCTGAAATAGAAGGAAATGATCAACTTGACAACATGAAAAAATTGCTGTATCTCAGTTACAGTGATTTACCATACCATCTGAAATCTTGTTTCTTGTATCTGAGCATATTTCCTGATCTCTACAAAattgagcatatgagattgaTTCGGTTATGGTTAGCTGAAGGATTTGTTATTGGAAAAGAGGGAAGGACACCAGAAGAAGTTGCAGAGAGTTACCTTAGAGAGTTATTGGACAGAAGCCTGATTCAAGCAGCAGAAACATCAACTGATGGGAGAGTTAAATCATATCGCATCCATGATCTTTTACGGGAGATTGTCATTTTGAAGTCTAGAGAGCAAAATTTTGCAGCAATAGAAAAAGAGCACGGTACAATGTGGTCTGAGAAAGTTCGACGACTATCAATAGTTAACACACTGCAGAATGTACATCGAAAGAGGACACCGTCTCAACTTCGTTCTTTGCTCATTTTTGGGGTAGAAGATTCACTTACTGATTTTCCCATACCAAAATTGTTTCCTACAGGTGTTCAGCTGCTTACAGTATTAGACTTACAAGGTGCACATCTGGATATGTTTCCAAGAGAGGTTGTCAAGCTTCTTCTTCTCAGGTTTCTTAGCTTGAGGCATACAAAGGTGAAACAAATTCCAGGCTCCATCAAGAAGCTACAAAACCTAGAGACCTTGGATCTTAAACACTCGCAAGTTGTTGAATTACCTTCTGAGATTTTGAATCTCAAGCGACTTCGTCATCTCCTGGTGTATCGTTATGAGGTTGAGTCATATGCACGCTTCAATGCCAGAAAAGGAGTTAAGGTCCCTGCAGGAATATGTGGCTTGCAATTGCTCCAAAAGCTCTGCTTTATAGAGGCAAATCAAGACAATGGTGCTTTAATGGCAGAGCTCGGGAGAATGAACCAACTAAGGAGGTTAGGCATTTTCAAGTTGAGAAAAGAAGATGGGGCCACCTTATGCTCGTCCGTCCAAAATATGACCAATCTTCGCTCGTTCTCTGTATCTTCAACAGAGAAGGACAAGATAATTGATCTTAGCCACATTTCTCGTGCTCCTCCATTTCTTCAGCGACTCTACTTGACAGGTCGTTTAGAAAAGTTACCACACTGGATTTCTTCTCTTCAAAACCTGGTCAGACTGTTTCTAAAATGGAGTCGGTTGAAGGAGGATCCTCTAGTACATCTTCAGGGTTTGCCAAACCTGGTACATCTTGAACTGCTACAAGTTTATGATGGAGGAAGCTTGCATTTTGAGGCAGGAGGGTTTCCAAGTCTGAAGTTATTAGGTATTGATAAATTGGATGAACTACAATGGGTAACCATAGATGAGGGAGCAATGCCTTGTCTAGAAAAGCTAATTATCCAGCGCTGCAAATGCTTGAAGAAGGTCCCATCTGGCATTGAACATTTAACCAATTTAAAGCTGCTTGAATTTTTCGATATGCCAGATGAATTAATCATGCCACTACATCCAGATGGTGGAGAAGATCATTGGAAAGTTGCTCATGTTCCAGCAGTTTATTATTCCTATTGGAGAGGTGGGGGTTGGGACGTCTATTCATTAGTCAATGAAGGGGAGAGTTCTAATTCGGGTACTTCTTCTGTGAGGAGGCTTGAACGTAGTATTCTGTGGAAGGTGTAG
- the LOC133743647 gene encoding succinate dehydrogenase assembly factor 1, mitochondrial-like isoform X1, with amino-acid sequence MGASSGPRLSGMQRQVLSLYRGFLRAARLKSAEDRHKIESLVSNEFRHNAKNVDRKNFLYIEYLVRRGRKQLDQLKSPDTVGLSALNLHKISLLDEEIMS; translated from the exons ATGGGAGCCTCCAGTGGGCCAAGGCTTTCTGGAATGCAGAGACAAGTACTTAGTCTATACAGAGGGTTCTTGCGGGCAGCTCGTTTAAAATCTGCTGAAGATCGACACAAGATTGAGTCACTTGTGTCCAACGAGTTCCGCCACAATGCCAAGAATGTAGACCGCAAGAATTTTCTTTACATTGAGTACTTGGTTCGCCGCGGAAGGAAACAGCTTGATCAGCTCAAGAGCCCTGATACTGTTGGATTATCAGCTCTGAAT CTTCACAAAATCAGTCTACTGGATGAGGAGATAATGAGTTGA
- the LOC133743647 gene encoding succinate dehydrogenase assembly factor 1, mitochondrial-like isoform X3 — translation MGASSGPRLSGMQRQVLSLYRGFLRAARLKSAEDRHKIESLVSNEFRHNAKNVDRKNFLYIEYLVRRGRKQLDQLKSPDTVGLSALNFQWS, via the exons ATGGGAGCCTCCAGTGGGCCAAGGCTTTCTGGAATGCAGAGACAAGTACTTAGTCTATACAGAGGGTTCTTGCGGGCAGCTCGTTTAAAATCTGCTGAAGATCGACACAAGATTGAGTCACTTGTGTCCAACGAGTTCCGCCACAATGCCAAGAATGTAGACCGCAAGAATTTTCTTTACATTGAGTACTTGGTTCGCCGCGGAAGGAAACAGCTTGATCAGCTCAAGAGCCCTGATACTGTTGGATTATCAGCTCTGAAT TTTCAGTGGAGTTGA
- the LOC133743647 gene encoding succinate dehydrogenase assembly factor 1, mitochondrial-like isoform X2, which produces MGASSGPRLSGMQRQVLSLYRGFLRAARLKSAEDRHKIESLVSNEFRHNAKNVDRKNFLYIEYLVRRGRKQLDQLKSPDTVGLSALNVSRFPQTKHPTY; this is translated from the coding sequence ATGGGAGCCTCCAGTGGGCCAAGGCTTTCTGGAATGCAGAGACAAGTACTTAGTCTATACAGAGGGTTCTTGCGGGCAGCTCGTTTAAAATCTGCTGAAGATCGACACAAGATTGAGTCACTTGTGTCCAACGAGTTCCGCCACAATGCCAAGAATGTAGACCGCAAGAATTTTCTTTACATTGAGTACTTGGTTCGCCGCGGAAGGAAACAGCTTGATCAGCTCAAGAGCCCTGATACTGTTGGATTATCAGCTCTGAATGTGAGTCGTTTCCCACAAACAAAACATCCTACTTATTGA